The proteins below are encoded in one region of Mya arenaria isolate MELC-2E11 chromosome 15, ASM2691426v1:
- the LOC128220647 gene encoding uncharacterized protein LOC128220647 — protein MEHTHFLAKNTNSIVDLKLKAKLLQNQASVCNGENDTEDDDSMSRQHQVALNVERSVEIEMENEGNTLVSEVSSSQTVTGRREEWTHRRACLVIATSAVIGCLLSCTVLIPVFYMSSSSEPLFVSSGNATTESQEHWQARYTDNATHSKPIGRFVLDQQSLFVNGLLRWKESEQTAGSSMQLSPNGFCVVAPESGLYMVYSQITFTFDGRTDRSEVAHIVSVRSGDDDRKLQKKLISIPYRNPELPERQQTMESSNLITSAKVAADDRICIGASPVNLVYNSQVDNVLTVVKEE, from the exons ATGGAGCATACACACTTTCTTGCGAAAAACACAAATTCAATTGTGGACCTAAAACTAAAAGCAAAATTGCTTCAAAATCAAGCGTCAGTGTGCAACGGTGAAAATGACACTGAAGATGATGATTCGATGTCTAGACAACATCAGGTTGCCCTGAATGTGGAAAGAAGTGTTGAAATAGAAATGGAAAATGAAGGGAACACTTTAGTTTCCGAAGTTTCCTCGAGCCAAACGGTCACCGGAAGACGTGAGGAATGGACACATAGACGTGCGTGTTTGGTTATAGCAACAAGCGCCGTTATAGGATGTCTACTGTCATGTACCGTCCTTATTCCAGTTTTTTACATGAGCAGTTCGTCCGAGCCTCTCTTTGTTTCGTCG GGCAATGCAACGACAGAATCCCAAGAACACTGGCAGGCGCGCT ATACGGACAATGCAACTCATAGCAAACCAATCGGAAGATTTGTCCTTGATCAGCAGTCATTATTTG TAAATGGTTTGTTACGATGGAAGGAATCGGAGCAGACAGCAGGCTCTAGTATGCAGCTGAGCCCGAATGGGTTCTGTGTTGTGGCGCCAGAATCCGGACTCTACATGGTGTACTCACAGATAACTTTCACTTTCGACGGGCGAACAGACCGGTCCGAGGTGGCGCACATCGTCAGCGTTCGAAGTGGCGATGACGACCGCAAGCTGCAGAAAAAGTTGATCAGCATCCCGTACAGAAACCCCGAGCTTCCGGAGCGCCAGCAGACTATGGAATCCAGTAATCTCATAACGTCCGCGAAAGTTGCGGCCGACGACCGCATATGTATAGGGGCCAGCCCGGTGAATCTTGTCTACAACTCACAGGTAGACAACGTACTTACGGTTGTAAAGGAAGAGTAA